In a single window of the Cydia amplana chromosome 4, ilCydAmpl1.1, whole genome shotgun sequence genome:
- the LOC134663243 gene encoding uncharacterized protein LOC134663243, whose translation MFAFNMDTLSDMMEPATPVLSCDGVNYCRTEDSGYHTFTPGSIDCSELSSENIDPVIVQASICDGKGNHHRFYNNTPEPCYDLTNFSDNGENYPERFKRRGVKRPYPSDVEPNDSFGSVPTPTSIIAGQIQKLKVNESGNYSGNYTISPISSDYTDASSIYNFNAYSWSFPSTPIKKICKSSCKLNRIRSNHKSSPLRPLNSNKQAPKKFARQLDFETHSLACEPQSLIVVTIPPPSPAVPVLYKPNQKIDIVKLLSERICSIPVIDTILSFMSPVDIFNFSLVSPTWSQVCAGSLAGRDKLKTYLRLSKENQENKRSSPKINIIDIRRKLRDIHNIEHVQSTPSSPRSPPTSPRSIRFKTFARSASLDVCIQLACVRCQQPAKVTKDPSGEIWAACTRATCAYQFCKLCSCDRHPGKSCIRFDLEGPSPSKRKKKTCAAGSRQSKTNLRRLLIK comes from the exons ATGTTTGCATTCAACATGGATACGCTTTCTGATATGATGGAGCCCGCCACCCCAGTGCTATCTTGCGATGGTGTCAACTATTGTAGAACTGAAGACAGTGGATACCATACTTTTACTCCTGGCTCCATCGACTGTTCAGAATTGTCGTCTGAGAATATAGATCCTGTTATTGTTCAAGCGTCTATATGTGACGGTAAGGGGAATCATCACAGATTTTATAACAATACTCCTGAACCATGCTACGATCTGACCAATTTCTCAGATAATGGTGAAAATTACCCAGAAAGGTTCAAGAGAAGAGGTGTGAAACGCCCATATCCAAGTGATGTAGAACCCAATGACAGCTTTGGATCGGTTCCAACTCCAACAAGTATAATAGCTGGTCAAATACAGAAGTTAAAAGTAAACGAATCTGGAAACTACAGTGGCAACTATACAATCTCACCAATCAGCTCTGATTACACTGATGCTAGTAGTATCTATAACTTCAATGCATATTCATGGTCATTCCCATCTACACCCATAAAGAAAATATGCAAAAGCAGCTGCAAGTTAAACAGGATAAGATCTAACCACAAATCCAGTCCATTGAGGCCATTAAATAGTAATAAACAGGCTCCTAAAAAGTTTGCTAGACAACTTGATTTTGAAACACACTCATTGGCCTGTGAGCCGCAGAGTCTGATAGTAGTCACTATCCCACCACCAAGTCCCGCTGTTCCAGTACTCTATAAACCCAATCAGAAGATTGATATCGTCAAGCTCTTAAGTGAGCGAATCTGTTCAATACCAGTTATTGATACCATTTTGAGTTTTATGTCACCAGTAGACATTTTCAACTTTTCTTTGGTCAGCCCTACATGGTCTCAGGTTTGCGCGGGTTCATTAGCAGGCAGAGATAAGTTGAAGACTTATTTGAGATTGTCTAAAGAGAACCAAGAGAACAAAAGGAGTAGCCCTAAGATCAACATTATTGATATCAGAAGAAAACTTAGGGACATACACAATATTGAACATGTTCAAAGTACACCAAGCTCTCCGAGAAGCCCTCCAACTTCTCCTCGGTCCATCAGATTCAAAACATTTGCTCGG TCAGCGTCCCTGGATGTGTGCATTCAACTGGCCTGTGTGCGGTGTCAACAGCCAGCTAAAGTGACAAAAGATCCTTCTGGTGAGATTTGGGCAGCATGCACAAGAGCTACTTGCGCATACCAGTTCTGCAAGCTTTGCTCCTGCGACCGCCATCCAGGTAAGAGCTGTATTCGTTTTGACCTTGAAGGACCCAGCCCGTCTAAAAGGAAAAAGAAAACTTGTGCTGCTGGATCTAGACAAAGTAAGACTAACCTGCGCAGGCTTCTCATCAAATGA